From Coffea arabica cultivar ET-39 chromosome 2e, Coffea Arabica ET-39 HiFi, whole genome shotgun sequence, the proteins below share one genomic window:
- the LOC113728789 gene encoding zinc finger BED domain-containing protein RICESLEEPER 2-like, with protein MSECIHCHAKFKKTKTSTTSSLLRHRKSCDIRLQKLKKATQQTKINFPSADSAEASQTYRHSGTFDMAAMREATAEWVLMHEHPFSIVEEEGFNLMQKRGMPEWQRINRTMNKNDCTSVYEREKTKLKNQLKKVKKISLTTDLWKSKNQKNEYMVVTGHWIDSNWRLQKRILKFVHVLPPRRGIQIANGIFKCLTDWGIESKIYTISVDNASNNDSAMRCLNDTFSRNKCLLAKGKLFHVRCCAHILNLMVQDGLSRIKEIVDTIRDSVEFINKTDGRRLQFAEIVRQLQLLEKMLIYDCKTRWNSTYEMLTCALKFQDVFPRYRDREPNYDFCPTTEDWEKVSKVCNILKAFWTATHVISGSDYPTANLYLNEVCRIKVLLDSKVDDEDDFVRSMVQKMKLKFDKYWGECNLLMSIAAILDPRCKMRVINYCFLLLYPPHEVQNNIGKVRQALYDLYDEYVEIHVSGQSGSSSQLLVGSDHPTKSSSSASSSVSHVSGMSEFLTHIATVESVQPVKNELDTYFEDGLLTAADDSTIDIVNLDALKWWKDTTKYKILPKMAADILAIPISTVASEATFSAGTRVIDSYRASLAPETVEMLMCAGDWCRKLHGVKKKEKQLKDRQEIVLPIS; from the exons ATGTCTGAATGTATTCATTGCCATGCAAAGTTCAAGAAGACGAAAACTAGTACAACTTCAAGTTTGCTAAGGCATAGGAAGTCATGTGATATCCGattgcaaaaactaaaaaaagcaACACAACAAACAAAGATCAATTTTCCATCTGCTGATTCTGCCGAAGCTTCTCAAACCTACCGTCACTCTGGGACGTTTGATATGGCAGCCATGAGAGAGGCTACTGCTGAATGGGTGCTTATGCATGAGCATCCATTTTCAATTGTAGAGGAAGAAGGCTTCAATTTGATGCAAAAAAGAGGGATGCCCGAATGGCAAAGAATCAATCGGACTATGAACAAAAATGATTGCACATCAGTTTATGAAAGAGAGAAGACAAAATTGAAGAATCAATTAAAGAAAGTCAAGAAAATCAGCTTGACTACAGATCTTTGGAAGTCCAAGAACCAAAAAAATGAGTATATGGTCGTAACCGGGCATTGGATTGATAGTAACTGGAGATTGCAGAAACGGATTCTCAAGTTTGTGCACGTCCTTCCTCCACGTCGGGGCATCCAAATTGCGAATGGTATTTTCAAATGTTTAACAGATTGGGGAATTGAGAGTAAGATTTATACAATCTCAGTCGATAATGCCTCAAATAATGATAGTGCAATGAGATGTTTGAATGACACTTTCTCCAGAAACAAGTGTCTATTAGCAAAAGGAAAGTTATTTCATGTGAGATGTTGTGCTCATATACTGAATTTGATGGTTCAAGACGGACTTAGTCGGATCAAGGAAATAGTTGACACAATCAGGGACAGTGTGGAGTTTATCAATAAGACAGATGGAAGACGCTTGCAATTTGCTGAAATTGTACGCCAGCTGCAGTTGCTAGAAAAAATGCTAATTTATGACTGCAAAACAAGGTGGAATTCTACTTATGAGATGCTGACTTGTGCACTGAAGTTTCAAGATGTTTTTCCAAGATACAGAGATAGAGAGCCAAATTATGATTTCTGTCCAACCACAGAAGATTGGGAAAAGGTTTCAAAAGTGTGCAATATTTTAAAAGCTTTTTGGACAGCAACTCATGTGATATCTGGTAGTGATTATCCGACAGCAAATTTATATCTAAATGAAGTTTGTCGGATAAAAGTGCTACTAGATAGTAaggttgatgatgaagatgattttgtcCGGTCAATGGTGCAAAAGATGAAGCTGAAATTTGATAAGTACTGGGGAGAATGTAACTTATTAATGTCTATAGCAGCTATTTTGGATCCTAGATGCAAGATGAGGGTCATAAACTATTGCTTTCTATTACTTTATCCTCcacatgaagtgcaaaacaaTATAGGCAAGGTTCGACAAGCCTTGTATGACCTATATGATGAATATGTGGAGATACATGTTTCAGGCCAAAGTGGATCATCTTCTCAACTACTAGTCGGCAGTGATCACCCAACCAAGAGCAGTAGTAGTGCATCTTCATCAGTGTCCCATGTTTCGGGTATGAGTGAATTTCTGACCCATATTGCTACCGTTGAGAGTGTTCAACCTGTCAAGAATGAGTTGGATACCTACTTTGAAGATGGTCTCCTCACAGCTGCAGATGATTCAACGATAGACATCGTGAATTTGGATGCCTTGAAGTGGTGGAAAGACACGACAAAATATAAGATTCTTCCCAAGATGGCTGCTGATATTTTAGCCATTCCAATAAGTACTGTAGCTTCAGAAGCTACATTTAGTGCTGGAACCAGAGTAATCGACTCTTACCGTGCTTCCTTGGCTCCAGAAACTGTAGAAATGTTAATGTGTGCTGGAGATTGGTGTCGTAAGCTACACGgggtgaagaaaaaggaaaag cAATTGAAGGATAGACAAGAGATTGTGTTGCCTATTTCTTGA